The following nucleotide sequence is from Malania oleifera isolate guangnan ecotype guangnan chromosome 4, ASM2987363v1, whole genome shotgun sequence.
TCCATTCACCAACATTTTTCTTCCTAGCTCCTTCAAAAACGCACAATGCATTCATTATGCTACCACATTTGACATACATATCTATCAAAGCAGTAGTGATAAGGCTGTCAAATTGGTCGCCCTTCCTTTGGCGTATACTTGAATGAATCCATCTACCCATATCCAAAGCGCCCAGATTCGCACAAGCACAGAGTACACTCATGATGGTGGAATCATTAGGCTCCATTTTTGCATCCACCAACTCACGAAACAAGCCTAATGCCACTCCAAACCGACTCTTTCGAACGTAACCGGCAATCATGGCACTGTAGGAAACAACATTTCTGTCGGGCATATTATCAAACACCTGACGTGCCGACTCAACCGAACAAAAATCCACATAACAGGTAACCAAAGTGGTCCAAGTAGCAATATCCCGATGACCCATCTCATCAAAAACCTGATGGGCCACAGAAATCCTATTATTCGATCCGTACAAGAATATCAGCGAATTCTGCACGAACAAGTCCGAGCCGAACCCGTGTTTGAGAGCTTGGGAATGGATTTCTTCGCCTTGTGCAAGGTGGGAGAGGCTAGAACAGGCCTTGAGCAAGAAGGGGAAGGTGTAGTGATCAGGAGGAGTACCATGGCGGCACATTTGACGGTAGAGATGTAGCGCTTGAAGTGGGTCGGTGCTGGCAGCATAGGCGCGGAACATGGTGTTGTAGATGAAGGTAGATGGGAGTTGAATTTGGTCGAAAAGGAGGCGGGCGTGGGAGAGGGAGGAAGGAATGCGAGGATCGGCGTAGAGAGCGATGAGCTTCCGGAGGTGAATCTCTTGCTGCTGAAGCCCGGATGTTATGATGCAAGCGTGAAGTCGCTTCGCCTCTTGCATGTCCTGTGGACGCTAAGGAAGCTAAAACAGTCTCCAAACAGCTACTAAGCATTAACCCCTTGAACCCTGTTTGCCTGTTTCTGGtttctgttttctgttttttttttttttttttttttgttggtttttGTTCTATGTTTTCGTTttcgtttttgtttttgtttttgttttaaatgAGTGAAATTTAAATTGGGATGAAGCCAAGGCGCTGGAGCTATTGGTGTTGTTACTTGTGAGTCAACGTATAGAAGGCAGGACCTCTAATCTAGACCTAGTCAGTGGAGTGCTCATacaaaatgcataattttcaTTCACAAGTCCACAATTTTCattctccttttttcttttccaatTAATGCTCAATATTTGTCTacattctttattttaaaaagattaTAAAAAAACAAACATTAAATTTTGTTGGGAAGAAGACATCATCTCTTTTAAGATTAATCAAAAAATGAAAACCTTAAGTTCCAAAAAAATGAAAACCTTAAGATTTGACAAATAATACAAGAGATCTTCTTAAGACTAAAAAAATTCCATATAGCACatggatatttgattttcaaagcATTCAATCATAACCTTTTCGTGGACTCGAAGATAAATTAAGAAGTAAAAGCATCCCAAAAATTAAATACCTTAAAAAGTCTTGTAGGATTTTTAAAATCTTCAAAAAGATATCTACATCTTTTTGCTAAGCCTGAGTGAAGGTAAGtagaattttttaataaaatgttaAAAGAAATTTGCATCTTTTTactaaatttcaagaaaaattagTATCAATTGCCAAATTATTCTATTTTAAATATGAAAACTCTACAACAAGAACAATTTGAGTGGGTGGAATTCCTTAGATTTTGTTTGgataaggaaagaaaataaaaaagtgaTTTCTTTCTTGTATTGTTTGGATAACTATAGCCAAAAAAAAATTGAGCGATTTGATATCGCATGGATAATaggagggaaagaaaaaaaaaataatatcattttACCAAAATTAACATTTTATTTGTTAACTAAACCCTTTACATTACTTTTCTATCTTTTTGTTCAATAGGAAATTGTTGACATTTTAAGAAAGACATTTGACATGAATTTTTTTCCCCAAAACTCCATTTTCTGAGGTTTGAAAATGGGTGTTTTCACTTCATCcttttctcttccttctctccaTTCATTCTATGAAATGCAATCCAAACAAGTGATTTCCAGAAAAGGGATctccaaatatatacatatataaaaggATTTTTTGGTTTTTAAGTGGGGCTATAGGCCTATAGCCCACACTCAGGTCTACATATAAATCCGCCTATTGTCAACAGCCAGAACAGATACATTGGCCGTAAATCTGTTCCAACACTTGTTACAAGAAGAATTTTGCAATTTGCACAATGGTTTGCTATAGTTCTACTATTtgaagaaagatcaccctcatgCACAGAGAATGAAGGCATGTGCCATTGTACCGACTCAAAAGGCACCTTAAAGGTTGGCAGAGAGAGAGACATACACACACTTCAACTCCATGATCTAACTGATTCtcacatggttttttttttttttttaataagaatcATGAGCAATTTTAACCAAAAAATGATCTTTGATCATTGGGGAAGAGAATTGAAGTCCACAAGAACGAAATTCAATGATGGCAGTATGGGCATCAACCATGATTTTCTCAGACGTCCAAAGTTATTCTGCCATTCTCCAATTATCTCAGAAAAGTAGAACCATTGGGCTGATTAATGTTGGTTCCCGTGGTTTTTTCCCCCGCTGAAATGTTCTGTTCATTACAAGGACGGCTGGCATGAGCCTTGACTAGGGTGTCTCAGAGGCTGATCATGGACCTTAAGTTTGTGTACTGTCCTTCAAACTTCGGTAAACTCCCCACATGAAGAAGCTGCCATCTAGTTCTGTTGCAACATTAAAAACATCAAATATCAAATCACATGCACAGAGGGCTTGCAAATTGTCTGACATTCAGCAACAGTATGGATGATGACATAGATTTGGTACCATGAATGATGTGGCACAAAACAAGTTGATAACTTACATTAATGAAACAGATGGAACTATAATTAAAATGATTGAAGCATAACTttggaaaatatgaaaaatggaaaagttcaGGTTGCTAACCATATGGGCTGAGATTCAGATTGATTGAAATAAGAATGGGGAAATGGCATGCATAAAAACAACAGGGGTCATGAGATATTATATTTTAGTTTGAAGTTTTAAACCAACAGTAGTAAATGGCATGTGGCTGAAACATGCAATTGGAATTCTTCAAATGCTAGAAAACCATTTCTCCTTGGACATCTTTGCATTAGCACTATGCTGATAACTCTCAATAATTTGTTATCATCCCAATAATTCCTAGGCCACCAAAACATCTAAAAACTGAAACACAATCCAGAGTTAATTGCAGGTTCAATTTTAAGGAGGATAAAAAAGGGAACCTTGGTCCCCTTAGGGACATCcttgtggttagggtttgggactTCCATGATGTCGAATCATGGGAAGGGGAGAAGGGAGATGGACTACCTCTTTTTATGTAGCCCAAGCTAAATGTGAGTCTCCAAtgaaaccgaaaaaaaaaaaagggcgccggggggggggggggggggtggtgggttGGGGGGGGGGTGTGGAATTTGAATCTTGGTTGTCAGCAAAATCTGATGGTAAGAAAGTAGaaacaagattcacaagctcactTTGGGAATCCTCATGCAAGCATCTAGATGCACAAACCAGTAACTCCACACATCCCATGCAACTCCTCAAAACCAAATCTTGGTTCTCTATGAACTTTAGAAGGAGAGAGTACTTTCTCCTGGACCTACAGCCAAAAGAGCACCTTGAGACTAACAAAAGGATTCTTGAAATACATAAGAAATGAAGCCAAGTACAAACAAAATGAGCCAGGCAAACCTCTCAAAATTTCCAGGATAAAAATACAACGCAATATCATTTTTGTCAGGGCATTCTATCTGAAAGATTTCTGGCCAGAAATCACATCGTGGATGCAGCTTGAACAGTAGAACACCAGCAATCTGTTTTGAAAATTCATAGGCTTTACGAGAAACTTTGGCAGGAGGATGAGCAATGAACCCTTCACACAATCCAACATTAACATTGGGACCAAGAACCTCAAAGCTGCCCCTACAGAGATAAATGACCAGATTACAAATTCAATCTTACATTATTcctttcaattttctaaattaaGCTATTGAAACTAATAATTAGCAACAATGATATTGATAAGTTTTATGGTGTTTTCAATATCAACAGTCTCAGAttgaaaagaaataaattttaaacatCAATAATACAAAATTCTCATTCCCACCTggcaataaacaaataaataaataaaaccacaGAAAAAAATCATGTTATTGCAATAGGATGCAAGAGTTTTGAAATAAGTTTCATCCCTTATACTACTGTTTGCAGAATACCTATTCCCAGAAATAAAATGGTCATGATACAAGAATTTGATAACTTACAGCAGATGCCTCATCATCTCAAAGCAAGTGACAAAGcaaaaatttgtatgaatttataaCATGGAATAGATAAGGAATTGCTATTACCAAATTTCATCTTAGGAATGTCTACTCCTATCCTATTCCATGCAGATGgaaaaacacaagcttttacaagtgagttttttctaaattataatATCCCTACacaatttttattacattttcatCTTACTTCACTcttctattcctaggaatagacatTCCATCAATCAAATGTGACCTTAATTCTTTAGGATTTAGCATAAGGGTCAGGAAATTAAACATTAATCAAAGCAGCTACAGTTTCCAAGCATTAAGAAAACCTGACCATTAAAAGTGGGTTGAACAAAGGCCATACCAATTAAAGGAGTGGTGGGAAGAACATTTGGGTAGTAAACTAAATGCTATTCAACGTTCAAatctaacccccccccccccaaaccttTTTCTTCACACGGACAGAAAAAAGGGGGAGAGGGTTGGGTATTTTATTTAGCTGGTTCGATGTCCCCAAATATGTTTTGATTTTGCTCAAGGTACCCTGAATTTTCTGTAGATTGTGGTTATTTCCAGAGATATGACATTGAACTTGCAGTCATGCAGCACTGGATAAAGACATGACTCAATGATTCAACACCAATATATCATCCCTCTCATCTCCATGTCATGAGTTAAAGTTTCTCAATAGAACATTGTCAAGTAAAACAAATTATAACCTCTATGCTCAGTTTCGGGTGGAATTGATGAGATTCAGCTTTGTCCTGGATGCCCCACAATATTTTCCTCTGCCTACGCTCAAGCAACAACCTGTATGCAACACTATTGTGGGGCATTCGGGAAATGCTAGAAAAATGTTGTTGCTTTAGCCATGAAACATAATCGACTAACCCATTATTCAAACAATCCTTGTACAGGCTCACCTGAATCCATTATTCTCACCTGAATCCATAAACGACAATATTATTATTCAATTATGTTTCATGGCTCTTGGCCTAGAAATTCTCACTTGAATAAAATCACTGGGATACAGTTTATCAAATTCTTGAACTAAGGAGCAAATGGACAAAAAAATTTTTCTGTAGTTTATCAAATCCTTGAATGGTGGAATAAATGGACAAAACATAGTGGTTTTGCTTCAAACTTCTTCTCCTAATTACTAGTGAGTTTAAGTTATAGGCACTAGGGGCACTATGTTTTGTCCATTTGTTCCACAATTTAAGGATTTGGTAAACTACAGACAATTGTTTTGTCCATTTGTCACTTGGTTCAAGAATCTGATGAATGAAAATTTCTAGGTCAAGAGCCATGAAACATAATCAAATAATAATAGTTAAACTAATGGTGTGTGCACGTACACGTGCTGCTAATTGTCAAAGTGAAGGGAGCATTTGATTTTGATAGGCTGAGCTCTCAAATGAATTCAGTAATTGTGAAGAATAACCTTGTTCTCAGTATACTTCTCAACCCCTACATATTGCTGCACCTTTCCATCAAAAAGTCAAGAAAATCACAGCATGAATGGGCAGCACACTCACTTCCAAATAACTTCTGCTGCTGGACCATTCTGACGATTTTCCCGTAAGTTAGGTGAAATATTTTGTAGAGTTCTTTCTTGAACCTCAATGTTACTCGCCTCAATGTTACTCGGACAAGTGCCACTACAAAAGTTGCCACCTAGACAAGAGCATGAATACACAAATTAGTAACACAATGGTGATGCATTATAACAGTTAAAACCCAGATGATATAAACATCGTGTCATAACGTCAGCCTAACTGATAGAAAACAACATGAAATTATAGTAACATGAAAACCTGAACAATGACTATTTTTCTAGGATCAGGTTTGAAGAATGCTATTATTCACTATTCAGGATAAAAATCATCAATCTGTGGCATTTTCCTATTGGATTTCTTTTTGAAAGGCAAGAatagcttcttcttttttctgCAGATGCACAATAACATCACAGAAATATAAGTCCCCAACCATAAAATTCCTCAAAATATTCATTCATCTTTTGCAGAAAGCATAGACAGAACTTTATCAAAACAAGCACTATTGttttttcattttctctcctCCACCCCCCTCTCCCCATGGGCTTTCTGCATAATCACCCAAACAGACAGGCTATGCTTTCAAATCCAACATAATGACAGCCCACCTCACCTAGCCAGTCCAAAAACACTATTCCTTTTCCAATTTAACTAACATGGGAAACAAGTCATATTCAATATCTGATTCATTTTAATCAATGAGAAGCAATGAGAAAGCAAAAGGGAATCCAAAATATAAAACTTTATGTCACAAACTGTCAAGTTGACATCTGATCAAATATATTCTCTCACCTGAACTGCTAGCTGAAGGAGGCTTCGTAGCCACAAAGGATATACTCTCTGATACATGGGCCAGGCATTCCCTCCTACTCAAAGCTGCAAGTTCCTTCAAAGGCATCACAACCTCGACAGGATCAGTTCGGAATCTAATTCCTTCTTGGGGAGCTGTCATcactatttttcctgaaaatataaaaaaCACTCATATAAGCAACCCATTGCAGCGACAACAGTACTGTATTTACAATATAGTAGGCTAAAATTTAATAATACAGTAACAGTGGCATAGTAAAAGTAACACATAACATGATGCACACAGAGATGGGCTAAATTTACCTTTATTCTCGTTCAGACCTAACTTTGCATTGTGGTCAATGCCATTGTTTGGGTTTTCACCTTTCAAGGGACCACAATATCTAGTACTTGAAGCTTCAAGTTCCTTCAAAGGCATTACAACCTCTACAGGATCAGCTCGGAAGCTAATTCCTTCTTGGGGAGCTGAcacaacttcttttcctgaaaatatgaaaAGGCACATGCAAGCAACCCATTGCAGCAATTTAATAATACAGTAACATTGGCATATTAACAGTAACACATAACATCAGTGATGCACACAGAGGGGGGCTAAATTTACCTTTTTTCTCCTTCAGTCCCAACTTTGCTTCCTGATTAAACCCACGAATGCCATTGTTTGGGTTTTCATCTTTCAAGAAATCAGAATGTGTTGTCCATGAAGCTTCAAGTTCCTTTGAAGGAATTACAGCCTCTACCGAATCAGCTTGGAAGCTAATTCCTTCTTGGGGATCTGACACAacttttcctgaaaatataaaaaaGCACATATCAGCAACCCATTGCAGCAACAACAGAACTGTATTTACAATATAGTAGGCTAAAATTTAATAGTACAGTAACAGTGGCATAGTAATAGTAACACATAACATCAGTGATGCAGACAGAGATGAGCTAAATTTACCTTTTTTCTCCTTCAGTCCCAACTTTGCTACCTGGTTAAACCCACCATCAACGCCATTGCTTGAGTTTTCATCTTGCAAGGAACCAGAGTATCTCGTATTGGTCTGAGGAACTACAAAGCATGAACTAGGATTAGTATTTACAGCAGAAGCAACTGAATTTTGAGGATTATCTTCTGCTGCTACAGTGTCTGTTAAGTTTTCTAATGTAGATTGATAACTTGACTTAGCATTTACAGCAGGAGCACCTCGTTTTCCAGGTCTATCTTCTGCTCCTGTAGTGTTTGTTAATCTTTCTGGTGCAGATTGCTTAGAAGGGGCTCTCAGGCCTTTGTTCGGGGTTTCATCTTTCAAGGAACCAGAATATCTTGTGTTGATCCGAGGAACTACAAAGCATGAACTAGGCTTAGTATTTACAGCAGAAGCAATTGAATTTTGAGGACTATATTCTTCTGCTACAGTGTCTGTTAATCTTTCCAATGTAGATTGATAACTTGGCTTAGCATTTATAGCGGGAGCAGCTCGTTTTCTAGGTCTATCTTCTGCTTCTGTAGTGTTTGTTAATCTTTCTGGTGCAGATCGCTGCTTAGAAGGGGCACTCAGATTGGTTTCCACATCATTTATTGATGTTGACTTTAGAACAGGCTGTCGTTGAGGGGCCGTACATGACTGCATATTGCAAAGTGCATGATGTTTCAGACCCCCTGGAAGTACTGTGAGATTTGTATTCTGTATCGATGAGAAACACCTTGGAGAGACAGGTTTTGGCACCATATTTTTCTTCTTGGAAGTAGAAGGCAATGAACCAGATGGATCATTTGAAGATCCTGAACGACGGGTTGAAACCTGCATTACTCCTTTGGTTCCAGATGTTAAGTTGATGACTTCATCAGAAGAAAGAAATTTTACTTTCATTTTAGCATTATTAACTTGCTGTGCTTTAGAAGAAGACTGCATCCTTGTATTTCAGGGAAATATGGTGGAACTCACAGAATGCACAGAACTAGAATCTAGATTTTCTTGATTGATCATGAGATTTAAGTCAGTAGTTACTCGTCGTATATTTATGCATGAAATCCTGATGAACTATCTTATTAATCCATGAGCATGCTTCAGAAAACCATCGTATTACACTTTTGGAACCCCTCCACTTGCAAATGTTTGCATGCAGTATCTGTATACAAAGAAGAAATTTGTCAAATCAGGTattcaaaagaaacaaaaaccATGGGATCATAGAAGTCTAATACATGGAAAAGGGGCACAGGAACCCTTGAGAAAATGCTGTTTTTAACTCTGGTTACACTAGcaattcaatttttcaaaactaaTAATTTGACACTAAAATAAGGGAATTCTAGGGCCTGGTTTTGTACAACCAGGTATAATAAATGCcacaaaagacaaaaaaaaaaaaaatcagggaaAAGGTGGTCAAATCTCAAACACATAACCAAGAGTGACAGAAATGTCATGCATTTATTAATAATCAAggaacaatttttttaaatatataaaaattctcCTTATCACTTGGTTGGCTATCTTAAAGAGACTCAATACTCTTTATAAATTGAAGAAACAGCTTGTTGTTAATAATTCAGTTTGCAGAATATGCAATAATGCAGAGAAAGAGAGGGATCACCTTTTTTTTCAGTTTTGAAGCATCAAAGAAAATCTATACCAGGATTTTTACAATGTTTAATCTCAATAGAGAACGCAGATCTTGGAGTGACGAATTAGAATGGATTTCTTTGTTTGGAAAGAAAAGGATAAATGACATATGGAGATTGGTTTGGACTGCTCCTGTATATCAGATTTGGAAATCAAGGAAATCTCTTGTCTATGATCAAATAGCATCCAATCCTGAAGCTATAATCTGTAAAGTTCATAAGGAGATTCAAGCTATTATCAGCAGATGCTAGAAAGGTCTTTTGTTTTGCTGTTGTAATGCTGTCGTTTTAGCCTTTGGCTTGGTCCTTAGGTTGTTCTTTTCATTGTACTCTTATTAGTTTTCCCAAGATAATATATTCTCTTAccattcttgaaaaaaaaataataacgaAACTGTGAAAAAAAATACCCCTTCAAATATACGAAATGTCACAGCAAATATTTTATATGTACAAATATGTTACGCAAGAACAACATCTACATAGAACTACAAGTCCACTAAATAAAACGAACCACGCACTATAAACATTGAGGGCAAATAAAAAAATTCCATTGGGTTCtggaaaaaagaaattaaaatcagAAAATATAACTGAATTATTTATCTGCCTTTTCAAGCTTTTTTACAAACTAAGCTATTCAAACCCCTAGTCTACAAAATTTATTCATTAACAACCATATACTCTGGGGAAACTGTTTCCTTTCAGATAAACTACACTTTCACACTCAAAAGAGATTATCAAAACTTCAGCGGAACTCAGCAATATTTGGGCAGCCTGAGGGAGGTCAATGATATTTAATAGCAATAGAAGAGATCACCAAACTTTCCCAGTTTCCTGGACCAACCTTTGCTTTCAAACATATATCCTATTTCTCAATCATAAACTAATATTAAGTTTGAAAAGTGGACAGTAAGGATTATAGAATTCTTTAGTTGATAGAAAACGCACCTGAAAGATTAATTCTCAACACCTAAATTTGACTTCTGAAAGTTAGGTGGTTCAGAAGATGTTTTGGTTGGGCTTGCATGAAAATTCACAACAACTTCAAAAATTacaatataatatatgattactTTCCTCTTGAAACCTTTATACGTATTGTTCAAGAAACAGTGCAACACAAAATAAGTACAAGTATACATAGACAGAGATAGTAGAGTCAATTAGGTAGCAAATTTATGGAATGACATTTTTTATGGGATACAAATTCACAACATACATATgaaagtaaagatttgtacaatTATTTGTATATGCATCCAAATTATTAAAGTGATCTGTAAGTAATTCTAAGAATAGGTTACAAACCAACTAGAATCCATCATGCTTTTTAGTAACAAGTTGTCTCCCAGATAAGTTTAATACATGTCGTAGATCCTGTTGTAAAATCTATTTCTATTAATACctcttttttgtaaaaaaaaacaaacaaagaagAAATGGTTCCAACAAACAATAAAGATTTGGCAAAACACAGTGCAATCTAGTCAAActttagaaatatatattttttaaaaatgtttcatTTTCTGATAAGTAAAGcaccaaaaaatttaaaaagacaGGAAACAATAGAATAGACTGAAATCGGGAAGCAAATACAGA
It contains:
- the LOC131154140 gene encoding pentatricopeptide repeat-containing protein At5g66520-like encodes the protein MQEAKRLHACIITSGLQQQEIHLRKLIALYADPRIPSSLSHARLLFDQIQLPSTFIYNTMFRAYAASTDPLQALHLYRQMCRHGTPPDHYTFPFLLKACSSLSHLAQGEEIHSQALKHGFGSDLFVQNSLIFLYGSNNRISVAHQVFDEMGHRDIATWTTLVTCYVDFCSVESARQVFDNMPDRNVVSYSAMIAGYVRKSRFGVALGLFRELVDAKMEPNDSTIMSVLCACANLGALDMGRWIHSSIRQRKGDQFDSLITTALIDMYVKCGSIMNALCVFEGARKKNVGEWTALMSGLAMHGLGRQLIEAFEEMVSSGVKPNAVTFVALLAGCSHSGLVKEGLSYFNRMKLEYGVDPIVEHFGCVVDLLGRAGLIDQAFRFIEEMPVEANAAIWGALFNACRVYKNVEVGEIAARWLMIDEPWNAAIYVSLLGLYREAGRWDQVEKVKEEMKNTVCRKNPGCSLLEVNGFCFEFVAGDRSHPCALEVCKNLSKLIVEFTEN